From Dechloromonas sp. A34:
CGAGCGGTGCGGCGGCGTGGTCGGCGGCGGTGCCTGGCTGGCCGGCCCAGTGGCGCTGGGCGTGCTTGCCGGCAGCAAGGTCGGCTTCGACGATATTCCTGATGAAATTGGCGGCGGGGGCGACTTCGGGTTTATTCGGGCTGCTCACGGGGGAACCTCTGTAATCGATCCCGCCATTTTAACCGGCGCAGCCCGCCAGCCGCCAAAATTCGCCGCGCTAGTGCCGTCGGAACAAAGGGCGGCACTAGACGCGGAAGCGCTCCGTCGCGGCCTTCAGCGATTGCGCCGTAGCGAGCAGGGATTGTGCCGCCTGGGCGGTGATCTTCATGCTCTGTCCGGTGTCTTCGACCTGATTGGCAATCCGTTCCACCTGCTGGGCGAGGGACGTGCTGGCCTCGCTCTGTTCGCGCGTCGAGGCGGCGACATCGCGGACCAGACTCTGGGCCGAGCGCGAACCTTCGGCGATGCGGTGCAGCTGTTCGCTTGTCTCGCTGGCGGCGGCCGTGGCCTTCTCAGCTTCCGGCAGCGCAGCATCCATGGCCTTGGCGGCATTCAGGGTTTCGCTCTGGATACGGTCCACGACGCCGGAAATTTCCAGCGTGGCTTTTTCCGTTCGCTCGGCCAGGACGCGTACTTCGTCGGCGACCACCGCGAAGCCGCGCCCCTGTTCTCCGGCACGCGCCGCCTCGATGGCGGCGTTGAGGGCGAGCAGATTGGTCTGCCCGGCAATATCCTTGATGACCGAGGCGATGCGTGCGACTTCCTGGGTATTGGCCGAAAGACTGCGTACCTTGTCGGCGGCATTGGCGACCGTCCCCGCCATGCTCGCGATGTTGCTGGCGACCATTTCAACGCTTTTTTCGCCCTGCTCCGCCAGGTCAGCGGCATTGCTGGCATAGCGTGCGGTTTCGGTGGCGTTGGCGGAGACATGGGTGATCGAAACGGTAAGTTCCTCCATTGCGGCGGCCATCGTCTGGGTGGCATCGGTTTCGGATGACGCTGCCTCCGCCACCTTGCTTGAAGTATCCGAAATTTCCCGTGCCGAATTGGCTACCTGGCCGGCGTTACGGGCGATTTCTTCCATCATCCGGCGCAGCGACTGAACCAGATGATTCAGCTCGCCGAGCAGGCTGGCCGGATTCCTGGTGTCCATGGAAACCGTCAGGTCGCCGGCCGCGACCTTGCTCATGGTGGCGACGGCAAGCGCCGGTTCGCCGCCGATTTGAGCCAGGATCGAGCGGGCAACCCACCAGGCGACGGCGCCGACGACTAGCAGGACGAAAACAATGACGAAGGCCGCGCTACGCAACTGCTGATAGAAAACGGTATCGAGATCGTCAATGTAGAGGCCGGTGCCGATGACCCAATCCCAGGGCTGAAAATGCTGGAGGAGGTGCAGTTTGGGCACCTGGACGTCGCTGCCGGGTTTGGGGGTCAGGGTTTCGACATAGCCGGTCTTGTCGAGGGCCGCCTTGAGCATGTTGCGGATGGTGTAGGCGCCGCTCTTGTCCTGGCGGTCCCAGTGACTCTTGCCAACGTATTCGGGGCGGACCGGGTGCATGACGCCCATGCCCTTGCTGTCATAGGTGTAGAAATACTCTTCACCGAGATAGCGCATGCCGCGCAAAGCATCTTTGGCGAGTTTTTGCGCATCTTCCCGGCTTAGCTCGCCCTTGGCTTCCTTGGTCTGAAAAACCTTGACCGTATTGATGGCAATATCGACGGCAGCCTGCAGCGTTGCCTTGCGGTCTTCCAGTAATTGGCTGCGCAGATGGAGAATCTGGAAAGCACCGAGCAAAACCAGACCGAGCAAGGCGATCAGCACCGATAGGGTCAAGCGCGCTTTCAGCCCACTGAAATTGAAAAGTTCCATTTTTGTCTCCCGACGGTCGCTAGCCTATGGCCGTAGCTGATTATGTATTTCTAATACTTCAGAATATTGCAGCACCAACGGCCTGTCCAACTTTTAATGGGTGCTGGTCTGCGCTTCTCAATTGTTGCGATGCGCTGTTTGCTGGCCGGAATGGCAAAGTAATGCTGAGTCGCTACAATGCAGCACCATGTCCGCTCTGCATAACCTCACGTTTCTCAATTTCCTGGCTATTGGCACCGGTGC
This genomic window contains:
- a CDS encoding methyl-accepting chemotaxis protein, whose amino-acid sequence is MELFNFSGLKARLTLSVLIALLGLVLLGAFQILHLRSQLLEDRKATLQAAVDIAINTVKVFQTKEAKGELSREDAQKLAKDALRGMRYLGEEYFYTYDSKGMGVMHPVRPEYVGKSHWDRQDKSGAYTIRNMLKAALDKTGYVETLTPKPGSDVQVPKLHLLQHFQPWDWVIGTGLYIDDLDTVFYQQLRSAAFVIVFVLLVVGAVAWWVARSILAQIGGEPALAVATMSKVAAGDLTVSMDTRNPASLLGELNHLVQSLRRMMEEIARNAGQVANSAREISDTSSKVAEAASSETDATQTMAAAMEELTVSITHVSANATETARYASNAADLAEQGEKSVEMVASNIASMAGTVANAADKVRSLSANTQEVARIASVIKDIAGQTNLLALNAAIEAARAGEQGRGFAVVADEVRVLAERTEKATLEISGVVDRIQSETLNAAKAMDAALPEAEKATAAASETSEQLHRIAEGSRSAQSLVRDVAASTREQSEASTSLAQQVERIANQVEDTGQSMKITAQAAQSLLATAQSLKAATERFRV